In the genome of Pelotomaculum isophthalicicum JI, one region contains:
- the cas7c gene encoding type I-C CRISPR-associated protein Cas7/Csd2: MSSILNKRYEFVLFFEVENGNPNGDPDAGNMPRIDPETSHGIVTDVCLKRKVRNYIELAQGGKSPFDIYVREKAVLNDLHEEAYTELKIKPEPKKLPKDPEQAKQVTKYMCDRFYDIRAFGAVMAMEVNCGQVRGPVQFSFARSLDPVVPQEITITRMAVANKKDADKERTMGRKHIIPYALYRAEGYISAPLAQKTGFSEADLELFWESLMNMFEHDHSAARGKMASRKLIIFEHETPLGKAPAHKLFDLVTAKRIDDTKPPRAFDDYAINVNHAGKPGGVTIIEH, from the coding sequence ATGAGCAGCATATTGAATAAGCGTTATGAGTTCGTACTGTTTTTTGAAGTGGAAAACGGCAATCCCAACGGTGATCCCGATGCCGGGAATATGCCGCGAATCGATCCGGAAACCAGCCACGGCATTGTCACAGACGTATGCCTGAAGCGAAAAGTGCGGAACTATATTGAGCTGGCGCAAGGAGGAAAGAGTCCCTTCGATATTTATGTCCGGGAAAAAGCTGTTTTGAATGATCTTCACGAAGAAGCATATACGGAGCTCAAAATCAAGCCGGAACCCAAAAAGCTCCCTAAAGATCCCGAACAAGCTAAACAAGTAACGAAGTATATGTGTGACCGGTTCTATGACATTCGAGCTTTTGGCGCGGTCATGGCAATGGAAGTGAATTGTGGCCAGGTGCGTGGCCCGGTCCAGTTCAGCTTTGCAAGGAGTTTGGATCCGGTTGTCCCCCAGGAAATAACCATTACCCGTATGGCTGTGGCCAATAAAAAAGATGCGGATAAGGAACGCACTATGGGGCGCAAACACATAATACCATATGCGCTCTATCGCGCGGAAGGCTATATCTCGGCCCCGCTGGCACAAAAGACAGGTTTTTCAGAGGCTGATTTGGAGCTCTTTTGGGAGTCTTTGATGAATATGTTTGAGCACGACCACTCCGCCGCTCGCGGAAAAATGGCAAGCCGGAAGTTGATCATATTTGAACATGAGACGCCGCTGGGTAAGGCTCCCGCACACAAACTGTTCGATTTGGTAACTGCCAAGCGCATTGATGACACCAAACCGCCAAGGGCTTTCGATGATTACGCTATCAATGTCAATCATGCCGGGAAACCTGGCGGTGTCACGATTATTGAGCACTGA
- the cas2 gene encoding CRISPR-associated endonuclease Cas2, producing the protein MMVLITYDVNVTTVSGKSRLRKVAKQCVNYGQRVQNSVFECLLDPTQFAILKNRLEKIINPEKDSVRFYFLGNNWKNRVEHVGTKCGYDPEGVLMI; encoded by the coding sequence TTGATGGTTTTAATTACCTATGATGTGAATGTTACGACAGTTTCGGGCAAAAGTCGCCTCAGAAAAGTGGCTAAACAATGCGTTAATTATGGACAACGTGTTCAAAACTCTGTTTTTGAATGTTTGCTTGATCCAACACAATTCGCAATATTAAAAAACCGTTTAGAAAAGATTATTAATCCGGAGAAAGATAGTGTGCGCTTCTATTTTCTGGGGAACAACTGGAAAAATCGTGTTGAGCATGTTGGCACTAAGTGTGGGTATGATCCAGAAGGGGTTCTGATGATTTGA
- the cas1c gene encoding type I-C CRISPR-associated endonuclease Cas1c, translating to MRRLLNTLYVTMPDAYLACDGENVLVKIEDEIRFRIPVHNLEGIVCFGFAGASPKLMYLCCERGVALSFLTTYGKFMGRITGNISGNVLLRRTQYRWSDDETISSRLSRRFVAAKIINSRAVLHRVLRDHPEIVDNNLRDSLVLLARMPERLERAADGSAIRGIEGEAAHLYFSNFNKLILNQKDDFQMINRNRRPPTDRINALLSFLYTLLTHEVVAALESVGLDPQVGFLHRDRPGRPSLALDVMEEMRPHLVDRLAVTLINRNQISSDGFNVKENGAVIMEDDTRKEVLTAWQKRKQEVITHPYLGEKIPLGLVPYVQALLLARHMRGDMEDYPPFFWK from the coding sequence TTGAGACGGCTTCTAAATACACTCTATGTAACTATGCCGGATGCTTATTTAGCATGTGATGGTGAAAATGTTCTCGTTAAAATTGAGGATGAAATCAGGTTTCGTATTCCTGTGCATAATTTAGAAGGCATCGTGTGCTTTGGATTTGCAGGAGCAAGTCCTAAACTGATGTATTTATGTTGTGAACGCGGTGTGGCGCTTTCTTTTCTAACAACATACGGTAAGTTTATGGGCCGCATAACAGGCAATATATCCGGCAATGTTCTATTGAGACGCACCCAGTATCGCTGGTCGGATGATGAGACTATATCATCCCGCTTATCCCGGCGATTTGTTGCAGCCAAAATTATCAATAGCCGAGCCGTATTACACCGTGTGTTGCGAGATCATCCGGAGATTGTTGATAATAATTTGAGAGATTCACTCGTGTTATTGGCAAGAATGCCGGAGCGATTGGAAAGAGCAGCAGATGGAAGCGCTATACGAGGAATTGAAGGAGAGGCTGCGCATCTCTATTTTTCTAATTTTAATAAGCTGATACTGAATCAAAAAGATGATTTCCAGATGATTAACAGGAATCGAAGACCTCCGACGGATCGAATAAATGCTTTGCTATCGTTTTTATATACATTGCTTACTCATGAAGTTGTGGCTGCCTTGGAGAGTGTCGGGTTGGACCCCCAGGTTGGATTCCTGCATCGGGATCGACCTGGACGCCCAAGTCTTGCATTGGATGTTATGGAAGAAATGCGGCCTCATTTAGTGGATAGGCTGGCGGTGACATTAATTAACCGTAATCAAATTTCTTCCGATGGATTTAATGTAAAAGAAAATGGTGCTGTGATAATGGAAGATGATACCCGCAAGGAAGTGTTGACTGCCTGGCAAAAACGAAAACAAGAGGTAATCACACATCCTTATTTGGGAGAAAAAATTCCTCTGGGGCTTGTTCCATATGTACAGGCTTTGCTACTGGCAAGGCATATGCGGGGTGACATGGAAGATTATCCGCCGTTTTTCTGGAAGTGA
- the cas4 gene encoding CRISPR-associated protein Cas4, whose translation MMLYSDEDFLLLSGIQHMAFCERQWALIHLEQIWAENVRTVEGKQLHDRADDPFKDESRKKLRVVRSMPIISHALGLRGIADVVEFHQSKINIEGETCHLENREGWWRPVPIEYKRGRPKPDDRDAVQLCAQAMALEEMLQVSISSGFLFYGKTKHRELVTLDLRLRQHTIELSIRMHQLAREGLTPKAQKGKHCSQCSLTEYCQPYWMLRHRPVEDYLSRMCRVEVDDL comes from the coding sequence ATGATGCTTTATTCAGACGAAGACTTTCTCCTTCTCTCTGGCATCCAACATATGGCTTTTTGTGAGCGGCAATGGGCGCTCATTCACCTGGAGCAAATCTGGGCGGAGAATGTTCGCACTGTAGAGGGAAAGCAACTCCATGATCGCGCGGACGATCCCTTCAAAGATGAAAGCCGTAAGAAATTGCGGGTTGTCAGAAGCATGCCGATTATCTCACATGCACTTGGACTACGGGGCATAGCGGATGTTGTAGAATTCCATCAAAGCAAGATTAATATTGAAGGTGAAACCTGCCACCTGGAAAACCGCGAGGGTTGGTGGCGTCCGGTTCCTATTGAATATAAGCGGGGGCGACCCAAACCTGATGACCGGGATGCTGTTCAATTATGTGCGCAAGCCATGGCGCTGGAAGAAATGTTACAAGTATCCATTTCTTCAGGGTTTCTCTTTTATGGAAAAACCAAACACCGCGAATTGGTTACATTAGATCTACGACTTAGACAGCATACTATCGAACTTTCCATACGCATGCATCAGCTAGCGCGTGAGGGGCTAACACCCAAAGCACAAAAAGGGAAACATTGTTCTCAATGTTCTCTCACTGAGTACTGTCAGCCATACTGGATGTTACGTCATCGCCCGGTAGAGGATTACCTGTCGCGCATGTGCCGCGTGGAGGTGGATGATCTTTGA